Genomic segment of Arachis hypogaea cultivar Tifrunner chromosome 16, arahy.Tifrunner.gnm2.J5K5, whole genome shotgun sequence:
AAGAGATAACATTTAttacttattattggttataaaattTATCTCGTCTTCTGTAAACCATTAAAAAGAACTACAAACAATAAACACAAGGATAAAATCACAAAGGTATAGTTCATGTTTTCTGGGTGTTGTTCTTATGttagtgtttttagtttttacatttttttgttttgttttgagaGACTTAGTTAATTAATACCAAAGACAACCTTACATCAGATAAAGTGTGAAATCTTGGCAGAACCCCACTTTAAGATTAGTGTGCAAAATAAATTCAAGTGATTAATTAACTTGGATCGTACTCATCCTTATTTGAGTGTATGGGCGTTTTTAGGCCACgctctgtttttgttttttgttttttttggttCGGTTTTGTGGAATTTCAGCTTGTTTATCAGAAAAGAAATACAAATGCAGAGATTAAATACTTTGCATATAATACGAAGTCAGAGTCTTCCTAGAAGATTACTTAATAATCACCTTGTCTAATTTCAAAATTGATGGAGCATTTTATGCACTTTAAGAAGTGAAGTATAATAACCAATCTATTCAcaaatgataaaattaattttttacttacgacaaatattttttatgtgagaaaattataatatttaaacatTAGTTTCAtttatttagaaataaatttgttaatatttatttttttaataaaaatagcagTTGACTACTAGTTTACTGAACTATCATTATTAAAGAATGACTCCAGTTTACTGCAACCAAAGTTTTGGATGAGTGGTTAAATATGTTGTATCGGGTTCAAATCTTGACGATGGCTAAACAATAGATAGACTACTAATATACAGGTGCACTTTCATTGCCTAATTTTCTCGGTCGTATGGTTTTCTAAAGTCTAAACATGTAGTGACACCAAATATGTAATGAACCAACCATTTAGAACTTGTCAAGAATTTCATTGTATAACTATATACAAACCTAtgcaaaaattaattataattgaaatgTGAAACATTATTGTACTTTATTCGGGGCCATCCTTGTTGTTGGTGTATACTCAAGCACATCATACATCAGTAGTGGCGTGCATTTCCATTCGAGGACTGTTATGATGTCTTCCATGTAAGAATGTTTGTGCAAATTTGAAATTGGTATATTGGTATATATATGGTGTTTGTATAGAAGGATCCATGGATTTAATGCAAACGCTTACAACTGTATGTTAATAAGTTGCTTGCCACGCGCCATTCACAAGCTATCTTCCTCGCTCATAACTCATAACCGTCATATATTTAGGCACTCCTCCACATACATAGTCTCAATTTTTTTGTTGCAAACTAAAGAAGCAATATCCATGCATCTCGCAATATTAATAAgagttttataattaaaattttatattgaaaaattaaaattaatttgtgttTTACTATATTTGTAATTTTGTACTTGGATGAGTAACTTTAATACATGCCTTTAGAAAGACTTTAATAAAAACAAACTGGACTAAAACGATGGACTTtgggggggagggggaggggggtgTTTGAGGTTctaaaaattacataaatatttttagtattgAGATTAGATTTATTTAATCaaaccttttttttcttcttttgattggttgtctttttttttttttcgtcaaGTTATATCCTAAATTACTAACACACACTCGTCCAGTCGTCCCTTTATAAGTTTCATATGTTGGCCAATACTACTGTGATGAAGGATATATTTTTCTTTAGCTTCTGAAGAGACGTGGATAAGCAAACTGCTGAACATGTGTTATCTTGTTTCTCGAGGAGGCAAGGACGACACGTCCTGACTGAAATCAAAGGCTGCAGACTATGACGCATGAGGAAAAACGAAAATTAAATCAAGTAAGTATAATTTTGTGTTAATGATTATGattatatttttggacttttttATTGCTTAGTAACATTTTTTGTTATGTTATAGTGTGagctattttgttattttattgtgTTATGggtatttgatttttaatttttattcattagACCTAGTATGAATCGGAATTGTTTTTTTGTTGCGGAaggtagaaaaaaaatattagttattgTACATTTGATtagtttatattattaaatagattatctaataaaaataaaaattgttcatttttggaattttgaattttttttttacaaataaaaattaatttattttagttttatagtAAATAAATTGGTTAGTTTCATTTCacaattctatttttttctttaatatttaataatgtggttaaatattttttattcgtgtttttttattttgttaatcattttattcttgatttgttggtttttattttattgccatttagaaaatacaaaataacaaaaatatctatttttttgtatttacatactttcatttTATGTTGTCGTGTTATACTTTGGAGTACCACAGATATACGAGACAAAAACAAGTAACAAAAATTCATATTGTAAGACAAAatgaatatataaaatatattaatatagatTTAAGACTTAAGATGATGTGTATTtgtttttttctcaaaaaaattagtttataaatttaaaattcgtgaatattaattgaaaattgacataaaatttagtataaattaaattatttgaaaataagaactataaaaaaaattaaatttgatattattattattttattttttatttctcacaGTATCCCCAACCCAATAAGTCAATGACTAATCCGCTACGGTATTAAACTTCATCTAAGGGTTTGTTGTTGGCCAATGCGCTGCTGCATGTATAAAGCGGGATTCGAAATCTCGATACTTACTTAGGCAACTAGTGAACTAACCACTAAACCAACCCATTttgattttattcttattattgttattggTGTTGTTGTTCATATTTTAGATGggctattgttgttgttttctaaCTAAAATTTATTATCACGATAAGTTTCACAAAATTTGAAGTCACAgcaaaaaaaatcagccaattcTACTTAACCAAAAATTATCtctacaacaacaaaaaaatcgAATTAATTAATAATCACATTAATCATTGTGTAAATCACCATTACTATGACACTTCCCACCAAATATTGTCGTCTAACACCAATGCTTTCATCTAACAGCAATCCAAACCCAAATATTGTCGTCTGCGTATGATTATTCGAACCAGAAAATATCACCAACGGTTTCtgatatttatttcttttttgtagATCAAATCAAAAGCAAGAACGTTTTCAAAGTATTGGTAATCAACCCTACTGCCACTGTCAGCCCAAAACATATTCGTTAGCATATTATCCTTAGTAACATTATACCTTGCCATAAAAATATGGTTCAGCCAAAGAAGATCTAGCTTTTTCCAAAAAAGTTACACGTAGTGGTGAGGAGTCTCCCTAATTTTCAATCATCATAATCATGCTATCTTCAGAAAGAGATTATGTCCATATAAAAACCTTAGCCATCTCTTCCAAATTGATCCCCTCCTTGTTCCCAGATACAACCCCCCACCACACACACTCTcctccttattattattattattattattattattattattattattattattattaaacgaAGCTTAAACTCAGAGAGAGAAGGGTTAGAACATTATAGTTTTATGGAGTGCAGACACTTTATTTTGGTCATCAACAAAGAGAGATCCTAAATTAATAAATGGTGTCTAAGCTATTCTTGACTAACTCATTTTTATCTATCCAAATCTATTTATGTGGCAAAAAAGCCCAACTACAAAAAATATTACTGGGCCTAAAATAAAGATGTCCAAAAATTATACTTACCTGATTAATTTTCCTTTATGGGTCACAGTCAACAGTTTCTGCTTCCAGTCACGTGTTTAGCAGCTTATTTCTTCTTGTTTCTTCAGCaagtaaagaaaaatatttttttggtcacTAACTTAATCACCATTGCTAGAATTCGAATCTGTGTGACTTTAGTTTGAAGCAAATAATTTTGTCACTACATCATATGCCTCAGCCACGTTATAACTAGGATTCGAATCCGATATATTTGCTAGCAAGACATACTTAGTTGCCACTAGATTAGGCCTGTTCATTGTCTATTTTCTTGTcaggagttttttttttctttacggtCGTGAAACTCATAATGGAttgtttttttagatttttttagcaTAGCTCATACGGCCCACTCTGTTTGggtttaattaactaattagtagcaaccaaaaatacaaaaacatgtAGCTCGTCTCCAAAATAAACCCCACCAGCCAGTCCCATAccacaaaaaaggaaaaaaaaaaaaacactaaatagGTGCGTATTCCTACTCAACAATTTTCAGTAGAGGTTGTGCTTCATGAGCCTATATACTATAGAAGGTAGGTATAAAATAGACTCACTAACTTTGACAACGGTTTACCGTTGATCTACTCTATCCAAACCCAAACAAGCCTAGGATCAATGGTTCAGTTTATTTAATTTGGCtaggatttttttcttttttggtttttcaCGTATTTTCTAATTCGACAGGTCAAAGATTAATTTGTCGTGGATAtgaactccatttaagggtttgttggTGACCAATTAATTACTGCATACACAAAGCGAGATTCGAACCCCaatacttacttaagcggacAAGTGAGTTGACCACTCAACCAACTCAAGTTTGTTATTTCACTACCAAAAATAAGGGATTTAGCCACGGAAAAATCTGTGGCTAAACTCTAAAAAAACTGTGGCAATTATGCTTTAGCAACAAATGAACATCTGTGGTTAAAGAGGGCGATGCGTTTTTAATTAGCCATGTTTTTTACTCCATTAGCCACAGTCTTAACACCCGTGGAGACATTTTGTTAGCCGCAACCTTAGTACGTTTAGACACGCTCTTTTCTATGGCAAAATGAAAAGATGCATAACGAAATAATTGTTTCTACCACACTTTATCCGTGGCAAAATTGGCCAGGCTGGACTTTTTTGCCACACTTTTTTTCCGTGGCTAACaataaaagttaaattaaaaaaaatatcataataaaaatgctccttaatataaaattttatcagatatgattaaaaaaaataataataacattccTATACATATTATCCATagtataaaaatatgaaattaattaaTACTTAGTATTGAAAAGCAAATATCCTAGATTACATGggtttaatgttaaaaaaaatattcaaatataactgttacaaaataaatatcagACTTTGCTAAAATGATACAAAAAACTGAAAGCCTAAAAGTACCAAGACAAAATGAATTTATTAATCTCTACATTTCTTGTTACACATACAACCCACATGAAATGTAACTTCAGCCTACATCCTGTCGATACTTCAGTTGTTTTGTGTGCTCCAATAAAATTTGCTAAGAAAGATAGAGATTAGGAATCAAGCTAAGAAATTAATAGGCCATGAAGAacaaaatgatgccaaaaaagaaatataaaaaataaaatgatgccaaaaaagaATTAACATGAAGAAGTGCAACTTTATTCAAATTTATCCAGCATTGCCTTCTACCTAGTTCAAATTTATCCATATTCATACAAGTTTCAATAATTACAAAGCCACAAAGTTAAATCAAAAGTTTAACagtttaaaagaaaatacaaactGGAATGGAGATCTCAGCATCGACAAGAGCCAAAATTGCAACATTGATACACGCAGATCTAGTTCCTGCATAGGAATATTGGGGAAGAGTTAGtaaatggtaaaaaaaaaaaaatagtcttttaaattaaaagaaaaaagagtaaagATCCAGCAAAGAGAGAATATTAAATAGACATAAAAATGGGCTGCTTAGGATTCCTTCCAATCTTCTTTGTGATTTAGGATTAAGATTGCCTGTAAAATCTTGATTTCCACTATTTTGGGACCCTTCTTTGGCGACTCAATGCTGACTAAGGATACAGAAAAACTGAACAATAGACCTGTGAGGGAGTTCTTCCGATTTTTCAGTGAGTGGGCTTTACTTTGGTGTTAAGTGAAAATTACTTTTAAGTTTTTCGCCCAAAATTTTACTTGTATTATTGTAAAAGttcatttaaatttatttcagtcagtaattgagatttttaatttaaattaatagttaactataacgaaaaaaaatatagaattatAATATATACCATATTTTAAAGACGGTGCATACTAATTACTGTTTCAAAAATAAACCTACGTTAATTTatgttggatattttttttactaaattaataaaaagataataaaaaataaaaaaattaggaaaACTAATGCATATTGTGaattagagacaaaaaaaaatatactcttttttatcataaattttatatatacttttaacATTCATTCTCAATTAATTAAAGTAATAAGTATGTACTCTTTTTATACTATTTCAACTAATGCATCTTTGATTACTCAATGCTGAATTTACTAAGGATACGGAGAAACCTGAACAATAGTTTAAATCTGTGAAAGAGTTCTTCCGATTTTTTAGTGAGTGGACTTTACTTTGGTGCTAAGtcaaagttattttttttttcgcccaaAATTTTACTTGTGTTACTGTaaactttcattttaatttatttcagtaaaataattgagatttttaatttaaattaatagttaactataaaaaaaatataaaattataattatatatcatatttCAAAGACGTTACATATTAGGATTATGAATTTTGACTcgcattttaaaaaataaaaaaaagattgccagaaaaaatattaaaattttgtaactaTTTCAAAAATAAACCTATGTTAATTTATgtcgaatttttttattaaattaataaaaaatataaaaaaatagaaaaataaaatttggaaaaattaatacatattgTGAATtggggacaaaaaatatattttttttatcatgatttttatacttttaacattcattcttaattaattaaagttaGAAGTATGTACTCTTTTTATATTATTCCAACTAATGCATATCTTATCAATTGAAAATGGCTgagaaggagagaaaaaaaaCCATCGACAAACTAGATAAGTCTGCACCCTTAAAAATTGAAACTTATTATTAAGGTTTAAATTTGGAAAAAGTAGaaattgcatataaaatttttgaaagagatgaAAGGAAACACTAGAAGCGCGTAATTTAAAAGTAGACATCGTTTAATTTCGCCACGATGAGTATTGGGTCTGTGACAATTGAGAGAGTCAGTTCAAATTGACCACAGACAAATAAAAACGTGAAAATCGCACAATTTAACCACAGACAAAATATTGCAAGAGGTTACAACTAGATATTTGCCACTACTTCTTGTTCGTGAGCATTTTCTCATGATAAACTACCGTGTTTCTGGTAGTATTTGGCTCGCAATTTTATTAAGTCAATTTATTGAGCTTATAACTAATCGAATTTGAGATTTCActcgcttccagttttatttgtaagaaataaaattttatctaaaTAATGATTTATGAGAATTTTAAAAGGAAGAGTTTAACTAATAATATATatcctaaaataaattattatcaattgaattttttaataaaaaacatataaaaacctTCTCTGAACGAAACTTGTTATCACGACTGAAAAGTATTTTGTGGTCAACTTTATGTAAGCATTTCACGTCTTTCTGAATTATGCTTTTTCCCCCTATATGCATGCTTTATTCTTGTGTAATTTACAACCAAAAACATAAAAGGCTCTCATCTcacaaataataagaaaaaaaagggggcaaTGCTATAATTTTCCCAATCTCTTGGTTTGGCTTAATTGAACGACATACAATAACATAAAAAGAGGAAAAGATAAATCGATTTTGCTATATTCTTGTTTCATTATGCAGTTTTAGGCATGTTAACATGAAATTTAAACAAACAACTTAAAGGCGATTACTCACTGTATACTTGTTCTCGTatagaattaataattaaaaatagttagataataatttagtcaaatatattaagccgtttttaattttaaatttcaatcaacGATAAATACACGAGAGTTTTcacttaaattaaaaacttttgatGAAGAACCAACGAGAGAGTTTTGTGTTAATCTTGTTCTTCTCCTTAATGGTGTCCAAGCTAGGCTTCCATCCTTTCCCGGACATTTGCCTACTCAGATAATATTCCGGCCTGTCTTCAATGATTTCCGGCACTAGTTGCTCAATATTATTCCCCGCCATGTTTTCCTCCTTTCTCTGCAACATTTCATTGTTCCGCCAAAGCCTTGCGATCCAAGGAAGAAGCCTTGGAGAACACACCGCAAGATCGTTGTACTTGCAATGAAGTGTGGCAGAATAATTAACCATCATCACAATGCGGCGGCACTCTTCGCCGCTCAGTCCCACCGCCTTCCCTCGCTTCACCGGAAGCATCACGTACATTTTTCTCATCTCTAACTTCTTGTCAGCAGGCAATGGAGTTGGCCTTCTCTCCTTCATGGCGGAGTCCATCTCCACCACCACCTGTTGCGGATGCTCTAACATGAGCTCCGCCGCCGTTAACGGCTCGTCGAATTCTTGAACGGATCCATCGCAGAACACAATTTTGCCCCTTACATGTGAGGCGCCAAATGAGACATGGTTTcccattgttattattattattattattattattattatgggaaGTGAGATGAGATAATAGCTACTAGGAATAGAAATAGAATGAGAAATGAGAAATGAGAAGACTATAGTTTTAATTTAAAGTGAGTTAGAATGTGAATTTAGTTATGTACGTAACTAGATGTAGATATACTGATGGTGTTGGTTAAACGGCTCCATCTTGTGACGGATATTAAATGGTGGAATTGGtagtttcattttctttgttTGGGTCGTTGGCTTTCTAAGGGGAGTTACAAGTACATAATTACTTATTCACCATTTTTGACTTGAAAATTGGGCTGTTCcccatatttatttattaaatcttttttttttgtttgaagaataatgattttgataatttttttatttagagatTGTGAGTTGATGTATATAGGATGAGGTGGTGATGGTGGCCCATTTGTGTGTTCTTAATCTCTCCAATTACCTAACAGGAGATGAATTTAAGGGGAAAAGGAACCGTTCAACTACAACTAAGttaactaattttattatattattattggtgGTGTGTGATGCACTATATTTTGAGCTATTCCATTTAtttcaatataataataattttttaatttgtctgTATTTATTGTTGATACTAAAAGTACATTTAGAGTTCTGCTCAGTAGAATATTGTTTTCAAGTGTAATAtaatgatatttaaatataaagGATTAGTTTAAGTAAAATTAGTTTGTCGCAGATCAAGATTTAATTAAGTTGACAACTTTGTATAAGGAATCTGTACGCATAATGCAAGAATTTAGATTCATTAAATATACACTCTAATTAAAATCAAAGCAATATTTAAAACCCTTAGAATGGAATAATACttcattttaaaaataggaaCAGAAATATTGTTAAAAATTATTGTCAAGTGCCCTTTAGACAAAATAGAGAGTGTTGAGAAAGGATGGAGGGTCAAAGATGGTGTATTAAATCTACTTGTTAGGTTTGCAAACCTAACTTTAATGTGTGGCATATTAGCAGGATGTATATCAATGGTGGAAAATAAAATTTGCAACTTAAGAAGAATGATAGCAACCATTGCAAAATGCAAATGACGGTCATACACCACAGCAATATGAAATGTATTACATTTTCTTCTGCTTTTGGGCcccccttctctttctttccctACATTTTTTTTGTTGGAACTGATAGAAGTCCAACTGAAGTgggagaaaataagaaagaacCCTATATCTGAGATTTTTTTTCCGACTTTATCAGAGAGATTTTCTCACGGTTTTAGCAACATTTTGGGCTGTTGGGGAATAAAATAGTGTTCGGCCCCACTACTATCTTTTGatctgtaaataaaaaatattattagcatattaaaaattaattattagtataccaaaaaaaaataattattatatatttatatataaatatatttattattcacaTATTTTTAAGttgacatatattttatattttaatatataattaatttaaccaTTGGTTTGTAGCGTTCATTCTTGATGtacgttttttaatttttttttttctaattttcatcgataattgtttttgttttagaaattttcaattgcttgatttCTGTAAGAACGAATGTGAAATTTCTCGTAGttagtgtttttgaatttttttttttatgattattgtcAAAACTATTCTAAAACTGAGCTTGGTTTTGCTGTTTATTGTTTTGCTCGTTGTATAAAATTGAGTTCAAAATTATGATTCACAAATTGAAAGTGTTAAAATTGAATATTAGTTATATGTAATGGCTAATGGTCGTTGCCTTTTACTCAGACCAAAGAAGATATACAAAGATCTAGATGATGACAGTAACGACTTTTGCTTGAGTTGGAATTTGTTCAATGCCTTGCTAATCCCACGCTCTGATTGTTTTGTGATGGAAGAAGAAATTTGAGGAGAAAAATGGGAAAGAGAAAAAGGGTAATTAAatcattttgtttaatttattttctgtaTTTATCTCAATTCAATTCTACATACTTTCCACTAAACATAATACAATATGAGAAAGTCTAGGgcagtagattttgtggtttttagctatcaattagccatcaataatgtttttaatggtaTGAAATTGCATCTAATGGTGTAGAATCATTCAATTTCTTTTTGATGATTAAGtgctggccaaaatttaacaaaagtaTTGGCTTCCTAACACTCCTCGTACAATAAATTTATTTCGGTCTTTGTctcttaatttttatatctttcaATTTATGTCTCAGTCTTAGTGTCTCCTCTAAATGCAGAAATAGATTGAAAATAGGAACAAGTGATTCACGTAGTGATAGAGTTTGCACGTTATAATTCTGAAAAGAATTATCTGAGTAATGTATTTTGTATTATTCTTAAATTTGAGGGAAGTAGTTGCCATTCTAGATGCTTTTGTTTTTGACTAGCATCTGTAGCTTTGATCTGTGTCAATGAATGATTACATAATGTTTAAGGGTATATTCCGAAAAGAAAATGTATAATTGAGTTGATTCTAGAAGTGACAAGAGGATGAATGGGTAAATGAGGAGTGAGTCTAACAAATACGTACTACTCCatcaaataaataagagaaagtgTACTCCATAATCCATATTTTACTGCTTAAGGGTAGTTAGATTCTCTAGAAGATTCCAGAATAGGGTCCAGAACAGGATTCCATCTTCTTTTCCCTTGGTACCCTAACCCCACACCCACAGGGGTAATTTTGTCTTGTCCGTGTTCCGTTGCCATCTTGAGACTCTtgtggttcttgatatgagttTTGGCGATCTCCGATGGCGAAGCCTTTGAGTGCACCCTACTCGCCGGAACCAGCAGGTAAAGCTTTCCCGGTAGGAGCTCCTCGTCGGCCCCCAAGGGCGAGATCCGTCGCGTTCTTTGGAGTACGTCTGCGGGAGTGATGACGTGGCCGATTTGCTCGATCATAAGCTCCCCGGAGTTGAGTGGCAGCTTGATCCGGTGAACATTCCCGCTTGTGTCCACCACCATGGCCGTCGTGTTACTAGAGGTACAATAACAATTCCCCATGTTTATATGATTTTGATTATTAATTAAACCTAATGGTATATATAGGTGTTGATAGGGAACAGGAGTTAGTTACAAGTTGATGAGGGTGTTATATGAGTGTAAGAAGAGTGTGTGGGTTGGGTCAAAGCATGGCCATTAACCACTTGATTTTGGAATGACGTGGAGTGAGGACAACTTTTGAATTAGTGCAAAAAACGCGCACACTTTATTCTTGTATTATTCtcctttatttaatttataacttGCACTACTAACCTTTATGCAACGGATTTAGTTTAGTTTATGGGCCAATCATATCACAAATTGGTTGCTTTAAATACTCAAGAAATGGTGCAGCTGAGAGGTGAGTGCATGGTATCTTTCCTACTTTTGAGTTTTGAGTGATTGATTGATGGATTCCAATTCCCAACATATACCCAACTGTCACTACCACAAAACACGCAATCCGGTCATCCAAAGCTTTCATTTCAATTTTGATTCCACATATTCACTGCGCTTCAGATTTTGTTACCTTAATTACCCTCTGATTTTTTTACTATATCTATTGGACTTTCTAGCTTGTGGTTGTGGATGTAAACACCAAATTTTCTAAACTGTCCGTTAAAGCAACTTGGAATAATACGTATCAATAAGAACTAGTATTTCTTAACATGAAATTAAGCATAAGTATCATCAGCCTATGCTTTAGATATATGTACATATACACAAAAAAATCCATTCTTCTTGATGCTAGATAGTTGTAGTTGTAGGTATGCCCTGTAACCTGCTTCCAAATATGAGAATCAAGGATGCTTGACGATTACAACAGGACACTTGGCATGCTTAGCACAATGATCACTAACGCTTCCAAGGAGTGCCCTGCAACAAGTTTACCAATACtcttattcataaatcataatcataatcacatctTTTATATATCCAAATTATACCTCTTAAAGAATCCATAACTATGGGTTCCCATGACCA
This window contains:
- the LOC112758032 gene encoding uncharacterized protein, whose product is MGNCYCTSSNTTAMVVDTSGNVHRIKLPLNSGELMIEQIGHVITPADVLQRTRRISPLGADEELLPGKLYLLVPASRVHSKASPSEIAKTHIKNHKSLKMATEHGQDKITPVGVGLGYQGKRRWNPVLDPILESSRESNYP
- the LOC112757973 gene encoding uncharacterized protein, giving the protein MGNHVSFGASHVRGKIVFCDGSVQEFDEPLTAAELMLEHPQQVVVEMDSAMKERRPTPLPADKKLEMRKMYVMLPVKRGKAVGLSGEECRRIVMMVNYSATLHCKYNDLAVCSPRLLPWIARLWRNNEMLQRKEENMAGNNIEQLVPEIIEDRPEYYLSRQMSGKGWKPSLDTIKEKNKINTKLSRWFFIKSF